GTAACCATCGACACCCAACACGACACTCCCAACAAACTCTACCCATTTCAGCATCAATTAGAGTGGATACCCCGCTCGTAATAGAAATAGGGGAAGTCAtagtttttatctaaaaattacaAGATAAAAGTTTCACCGTATCAAAATGTATCGAggatgtaatttttattttcttgtaagGTCTCTTGTGGAGCATAGTAAGGTGTTTGAGCGGGAAATGATTACTAGTTAGGAGTGGTCCATGTTTGTACCATGAGTGCAAGTGGTGTATAGAGTCCTTACTATATTTGTCTAAAGattagttctatttttccttcttttccttttctctcATGAGTCATGGGTAAGGTTAGTTTGTCGttttacgattttttttttctgtatatGTTTGTAccattgcttttttttttttttttcttttccctgCTTGCTTAAAAAAGAAGttttacatcaaaataattGATCATCAAATGTTGGTCAAAGTTGTTTAATTTTCCACACTGCTGCAAATATTGTAATCAAATTTTAAGAGTGTTgcaccattaaaaaaaataagggtcttgctaagcAGGGTCTTCGGGGCATTCTTTAAccattcttttttaaaaaataatttatttaaaaaatgaaatattttaattttcaatgcgttaacttcacacattttcataaaattttaacaaaaatctACTATTTAAGATGTTTAAAGAGTGTCTGAGAACACCgtttaacatttttcaaaaaaaactctggGTTTAAATTGGACCCCAGcaagtggacggtgggattGAACTCCTTGAATTAATCGGTCCTAGAaccaaatatgaaatttttttaaaaaaatgtctcTATCATATTTTATCTCTTATCTTATGCAGTTGCTCTTAATGTTCAAAGTGAAATAGGTGCGTTAGTGTTAAGAATTTAAATTGAATGAGATATTATGTTCAACCGGccaaattttaattatgaatgaaatgattGCCCATTATGACTGACCATAAAATGATAAGATGTAGACTACCATATTCATTTGACCAATAGGGATATGTGCCATGTGGCAACACATGCACCATTCCTTTATCTTTCAGTGCGGCATGGTTTCATTCAATTCCAGCATCTTCCTTTTCCAACCTTGAAGCCTCAACTCAACTTCATCACCAACAGTTTACATAGCAAACAAATCCAAACTATGCttgaaaacttcaaattttGCTCTTCTTATCCAAAAGAACCGTGCAAATTTCATCCTTCAAACTTATAAGGTGCATATGGTATCAAATAGTGTTATATATAGTTTCTTCATATATATGAGTTAGGTAGATATATATTATCCTTTCAACTATAATAACTAACTAGGGTTTGTAGTTGTGTTTTTAACTTTAATTAACATGTTTTACTCTAATTTTTGCTAAATAGGTACACAATTGTTAGTTGTTACCCCTATCccttttttactttaattttggttttcccctattaaatgaaattaaagttGTTGATGCAAAGTCGTAGCTCAACTgaaaaaatgtcgaaattgttaagCTAAATATCTGCAATGTCTCAGATTTAAACACTAGATCTCTCATTTTTGTATGTGAGTTGTATGTAGCATATAGTTATGTTTCAATGAtttatgctatttatttatttattttttgaaacatttatgctatttattttatgcattagattattttataagatttaatgAAGTAGAGTCAATTACCCCCTTTATGTTTTTAAGTAATATTTAATCTTCTCAATGAATTGATAGtttatttacatattttataataataaattatatttatgttcTAGCTTActatttcttattatttttattgttgatgGTGTGTAACAGAAATTGAACAATTAAAAAGTGGAAGGACAAAATTTTCCACCTTGCAACCAACAATGAAAGACATTATAAGATGAATAAGAATTCAAAAGAAGCTGAATTTCCATTGAAACAAGAAGTTCCTCATAATTCAAATGATcaacatgaaaaagaaaaagcttCACCATCATCAAGTTCCTTAgcttcatcttcatcacaatGGCCAAGATTGAAAGATCCAAGAATTGTTAGAGTATCAAGAGCCTTTGGTGGAAAAGATAGACATAGCAAAGTTTGCACAATAAGAGGATTAAGAGATAGAAGAGTAAGGCTTTCAGTTCCAACAGCTATTCAACTTTATGATCTACAAGATAGATTAGGGCTTAATCAACCTAGCAAAGTTGTTGATTGGTTACTTAATGCAGCTAAACAAGAAATTGATCAACTTCCACCACTTCCTAATTTTCCACCTATTGgaacaaatttcaattttggttttCCATCTTCTAATGAAACCAGCACCAACACTTCTCATCTTCATCAACAattgttgaatttcaatagGAACAACAATATTCATTGGGAAGGTTCAACTTCAAGTCAAAATTCTAGTTGGAAATTAAACCCTAAAGAAGTTTCAAGAGAAATGGTTAGTGAAAAACCAAATTATTGGATGAATAGAAGTACTCAAGAAGAGGAAAATAACAAGCAAGGAAGCAATATTGAAGGTACTAGTCCTAGTGCAATTGTTttgcaaaataataataatttgttacAAAGACCAAATCACCCTTCATTTCTTGGTTTGTTAAATACTATGCCACTTGGTACTAATTACAATTGGGGAGGAGCTTCTTCTAATGATGTTGTTAATTCTTCTCAATTGGGAGGTAATATTGGTTTAATTACAAACCAACATGATGGTAATGCAATTACATCTTTGCCACCAATGTTATCTTTATCAACTGGAAATTCTTCTCAAATGTTGTTAGGAACATCTCaatcatatttttcttcaaatgtTAATGCAATGGAGAtggatcatcatcatcaacatcaaagAGAAATCAACAGTCTTCATTATCATCAGATGTTGAGTTCATCAAATTCTCAAAATCCATTGAATAATTCTCTTAATAATCCTTCCTTTAGTTTGGCTATGATGAGTACTCCCAAGTTTCTACCAAGCAGCAGAGAAAATACATCCAATAAAGAACAAGATTTCAATCCAAAGTGATGTGATACAAAAAGACACAAATTACAAAAGGTTTATCTGAATTCTCCTCTTCTCAAATTTGCATGGTAAAATGAAGGTTGTTGTTACAAAGCTAGGTTCTTTAGTTTACAAGATATATTTGGATTTGAATAATCATTACATTATTTGTTTTGAGagtgcatgtttggattttCTATATAGTTTCTTGCAATTTTAGGTAAACACTTTAGTTTGAATCTATGGCCTTTTAAGGGTGATTTAGGAGCTCTTTTTGATTTGATAAATAATTGTTTGATTTAGATAATACATGTGCATGTAATTTACTCTCTAATCTACAATGAGAATTGATCAATTTAGGTGAAATGTGTGcagaaaaatttataatttatttatgagtATTATCCAAatgttttatttcaattttaagacTTTTAATCCCAAACTTGCATTTTGAGACTTTAATTTGTATATtgcccaaaaaaatataaaggtgCTTGCATTTGGATAGACTTTAATTTATATCTTGCACAAGAAAATATAAAGTTGCAAAAATATCAATGTTAAGAGTGTTGAATTCGCAACTTGCTCGGTTAAAAACATAGCTTGTCACTGTCGTAGAGGtgtaaaatgttaaaaatatgttatatagTATCTTAGTGAGAGTTGGACCAAATTCAAtcctacaaaatcggcttgtaaggtgaagattgtttttactttataaacacatattcaagCAAGCTCgcaaccaatgtgagacttcttaacacaccccttCGTGTCGAGCGCTACTGCCCTTGGagcgcggatataaatggtggatgaccCGATCTGAAACCTGATAGCTGCATATCGTGGAGAGGCTTTGATACCGTTCTTAGAATTGAGACTgataactcaaccctacaaaaccggcttgtaaggtgatgattatCTCttctttataaacaaatattcaagtcatctcgcaaccgatgtaaGACTTCTTCACAAGTATTACATTTACTAAAAACAATGGGTATCAGCCATAACTCCTTTGCCACTTAAAAACTCCGCCAATGATGTCAATTGTATCTATAAATGGAAATCCTCGCGAGGATTGTCCCATTTGGGAATCTGATTGCGAATTTTTTTCCACCCCAATAAGGATGATATTTTATCCACCGCCCCACAGAGACTCCATCgccaaatattttattaaaataaattaatatgtgtatattcttgtattatatatatatatatatatatatatatatatatatatatatatatatatatatatatatattttgtttatatgtgattttttttttccacaagaTACACAATAATGtctttttttaatggaaaatatactattattaataatcgGTCTCTGACAAAACGAATAGAGATCGGAAAAAGCTGAACTACAAAATAAAGGTGTCGTtataagcggaacaccaatgaaaaAATCCAAAAACAGATACTACGTAGTGGACGGTTCACTTCTAATCCCATTCTTAGAAGGATACACAATAATGtcttacttttttatttgttttatatgattaaaatttaacattttataCAACTAGTTtagattgaaaataataaaaatttaatatattttttaatgttgatAGACACCCAGATAAATAAACTGTGAAGACCTCTGAAAATGGAGATAAAGAAAGATGAGATAAAGAAAGAACAATCCCCAAAATAAGGAATGAGGAGCATTTTTACAGTACTATTTCTTAATTCTTAAAGTAGACTCTTacaatttttgataaaaaataaaatttattaaaaataataacgatattcctttttttttttttgataaagaataATAAGGATATTCCGCCTGTCTATCGAGAGGTCCCTTTGTTGAGGACTTGTTCCACAGCCTAGAGAAACTCGGTTCGAGACCCGAGCACCAAGAGAATAAGGATATTCCGATTTTAAATCTTATATAGAAGTTCGTATTAGATCTACCTGATAAAAATTCgtgacaaaaaattaaaatctctcTATTTCCCCAATCCCAAATTTTAAAATCTCTCTCTATttctatttattaatttattttgttgttatgaTCCACctttgaacaattttttgcATAACAATGTTCCAAAATGATATACCAAAATTTAGTCCATATTACATTGATCCTTTCCACCTAATGCATGATATTCTAAAATTATACCTATAATTGGTTCATATTAGATTAGATTTATATCCTTTCTACAAAATATTGGTCCATATATTAGATAGATCCTTTTCACGTAAGAGTATTCCAAATAATGATATCTATACTATAATTGTAAAATGTTAATTTCatgtattttatttgaatattgTTAATGTAGATAGGGATCTATAAATTAATTTAgtattttctaattattttttatttttactaaatctAGTTTATTGCATCATCCATTAATAATCTTTGTTTTGAAGATAGATTCGTACTCATGGTCATGCATGCGCGTTTGGCAGTACATATTAAAAACAGTACATATGTCACTGTATTTTCTGGCAATGACTTATGAAAAAAGCTTACACATGAAAATAACTAAACAAAAATTTCTGTCTAAAGTAACGAAATTCAAAAGTGTTAGGAAACACTTTGACATATTAATCACATTATGGATGGATAGTACTATACGTACttttaaagaaaagaaagaaaagtgagcaaagaaaaacaaaaattcagaGTACATACACGTTCTGTATACTTTGTCTCTGAATAAAGTTTAGGGCTGTACATGTGTGTAAGAACTTTAGTGAAAACTGTTAATTTACATGGGAAATAAAACAGTAAACTGAAAGAGAAAACAGAATGCAAGaatgttttgttatttattttattaatgctAGAATcttttgttatgttaatttGAATATATGTATGGTGAAATATTGGTGAAGACATGTAAAGCTTGCAGAAAATTTTACCTTAAGAGTTCAACAAACATTTATTCTCATATTagtatctataaaaaaaacatttattctGAATTCCAGAAGTGGTAATGTATGTAACAGTTATTAGGTGTTTCATATGATTGTTCATTAACATATTGCTCATTTTTATCTTAAAGATACCGTTCAAATATGTCTTGAAATTttagttacaagaagtcagaaaaatttGTGTAGAATATGTCTGCTGCGCAAGGTGCAGTCTTGTTTTCTGTCTTCAGAAGTCAGGTTCTGCCTCCTGCGCGAGGCGCAGGGAGAGCTGCGTGAGGCGCAAACGCGTGATGCAGTTTTGCCGATTTTTTGTGAATTATCTTTTCTTGGAAGacactctgacttggatttggtttattttaaaacagatttgtttcTAGGAtttaggcatatatttttctataaatagtgagtgttttattcatagaaaaattatagAGTAAAGATGTAGAGACAAGGATTatggtttgccaccacacaagggctagggttttagagaggaacAAGAggagttttctcttggtacaactctagggtggacaaactatctttgtggtacaccttgggaaacacttatcaaattgaatctcttggccacgggaagagattcgggttttgggtagaattaggattaattattgtaacccaattgagaatttctttgtaaagttactctttgatatagtggaacggaagGACTGCTCTctccccagactaggtcattgttggaccgaactgggtaaacaaatattgtgttctttctcctcatttatcttgtttaccggttattattattattgcttatattccgcttaattattggttgtcgttctattgctccacacatgaAGTTTTCATTTGTGTGATTTTTAtcgacgaattcacaacagataccattcacaaaaaaaaaactgtggcTTTTTATTTGGCCTTTTAATTTCagagagaaaaaaaacactttgTGGCAATTATGTTATTTGTTCTTCCACATACATCCTTAATTCCTTAGTTTGTTGTCTTAGCGTGTTGGTACTTATTATAATTCTTGATAGATCTATGAGTCTATGAGAGAAGAGTAGTTGAGAAAAGTATAGAAAAGCAATAAGCAAATACTATAGATAATATTATCaatttaaaatacaataaatacaaaaaaccattaaatttatatatatgagtcTATGTGAAAATGAAGAAGATAGAAATGATATTAACAGAAATATCTCAAAACTTGGGTTAATATAGGTAGAGACTCTTAACATTGTAGTTTCTATAAAATACAATCTTGTTATTTTAACTAATTAGGTTCAATCTATCAACTTCAATAAAGATTCTTTCTAATttatgttagaatattttctaatattatgtgggctgcaatcaattgtgggttttggttttaataaaaacgggttgatgttattgtgatccatttgatgatgcttaagcccgataattgtgatcaataataatgggcttgaacactaattctgatttgtgtagaaacaaagtgtaggcccaactctagagtccatgatgggtggtactagggttgtgatcttatataagattggctaggtcccctttgccgtcacggacaaacacagtaagctcatttgtggttttacccatcaaagacctcaaagaccggAGTAAGtgataggcaaaggaagaccttgtcaACTATATCGGTGATTCCGATATCGGCTATTCCGGTAAACATGATTGTCGattcaagtaagtgtgttccaCTACAACATTTACGCTTTTAGACAACAGTTCAAAATTGTAGCCTAAACCATGAAAATTGTTGCCTAAAAGTATAGGGAACAGTTTCCACCCGTTTTATAAGCGAGCGTTACCTATTATCTATGGTTACAGTTTTTTCGCGTTTTGGGCACACTTTTAGAAACCGTCGCCAAAGGTATCGGAAATAGGGAACAGTTGTTCAGCAAACTTTAGGCAACAATTTGTACCCGTTGCCGATTTTATTTACAGTTCACAACTGTTACCAAAAGATTAAGCAAAGGGAACAATTTTCAAGTGTTCCTGATACATATAggcaacattttttttttttttgggtacaaaggcaacatatttttaaatatgcaTTAATATAGAcaatacttttaaaaatattttgactaaatttaatattcaaattatacatttgaaataaaaatgagGCAAAAATACATGAACTCCTTTATTCAAATATTTGTATAGTATATTACATATGCAAGGAGTACCTCCACTCTATGGTATGAGTACTAAAAAGTAGCAAACATGTACTGCTACTATAAAACACCTGAAgacttattcaaataaaaaactataaaacaCCTAAAGTCATGGTTAATGCTCCCATGACTTTTTAATACAaactaaaacaatattttctcaaaacTATAAATACAACTAAAATTGAGCAAACTGTAAAATAGTAAATTTCCTTTCAATACCCCCACAATCTTGGCTACTTAATCATATGAAGAATCACCTACAACATGCCTTATGTTACTTTCTTTAAATGATCATTATCAATTCCAACCTCTCTTTGATCGTAATTCCTTTTCATCGTATGTCTCCAATGCAAAACCTGCTACACCAACTTAATTAATCAATAGCTGAACAAAAACATAATGAGGACCCAAAACTACATCAATCAAAGATAGCATACTACCACAAACCtacttataaactatttttgaaCGTTTCAAACCCAATTGAATTGAGTTCTCGAATAATTGATGCATTTGCTCTTATTCTTAACTATACAAGAACAACAAACGATCATATTCACAAGAACAATAAACTAGtatatgttaaaatataattgCCAATCtaccattttttctttaaactataaattttattgatCGCTAAAACCAAGGTTTTATAGCATTGTAAGGGGGAAGGGAGCACATCGCTAAAACCAATCCAATTATACCTACCAACACCCACACAAGGCCACAAAGGGCGCACACCAGAGAGAAACAGAAGCTAATGGCATCcacacaaaatacaaaatagcataaaaccaaattaaaccaAGGGGAACTTGAACTCAAACACAAAATAGCAGAGCATCCAAGAATACTGTCATAGACATCCAATTATCACTACAACATTTATTGCCTCTGACAACAGCTGAAAATTGTTACCAGTTCTTCTAAAATGAAAGTGCCGCAAAGGGGTTGATCCTCCCTCTTTCATTAAGTAGTATCAGCTTTTGTATATTCTTCCAGTTCTACCAACGTTTATGTTGACCCCTCTCCTCATCATATAGTGAAGCAACTCTTAGCTATTCCTCTGGCTCTACTAAAGTTTATGCAACTCTctgaaataatttcaaaatcaaatgtTAGGAAATAGCATAATATGTGTATGAATTAACTATAGTGTAGTCAAATTTATGATAGCTTCATTTAAAATCTACAAACCATGTAATAATTTTATGAAAACACTAATTGATAATTTTTGAAGTAAACACTATACATGttttacttctttttctttacaGGATGAACTTAAAAGTTACCCACATTGCATCTCAGGGTCATAACTACAACATGATGACATCAAATGGCTATGGCctacacaaaacaaaaacattccTAAAAGAGGACTCGCccattaaaaaagtaaaatgctTAGAAGTAAAAAGAGATTGGAACGAATAGTGAGCATAATACAATTAGTACCTCATGGATAAAAcaaatttcttaatttcttgtaCATGCATATTTACAGTGAGCAGGACACGAATAGTACCTCTTGGATAACCCAAGTCAAGCATATTAAAGTAATTGAATATTAAAATGGTAAGTGTAAAAAACATCAAAGTCATCTAGAAAACAATCCAACAACGATAAACTTATTTAACTGTGATTACCTCTCAATCTCAACGGTGATTCAGGTTGTGCCACTGAAGACCATTTTCACCCTGGAACCTGCATAAAACATCTTGCAGCATCACACACCATATGTAAATTCTCCTTGAATCAAAATAATTCACATCATATAATAAGCCTCTACACAGCACATAAGCCGAACCTGCATAATCAACTTTGGTTAATTGTCTATATCGACATTTGCATTTAACCTCTCTACACCACACAAATCTAACTGAAATGCTCATGATAAAAACTTTTCACATTACCCTAAGATAACACCAAATTAGGCTGCATTACACTTAGAACAACCTTACACTTTCTTGACCcccaatttaatttttcaatgatatCATACTATAACCAAAAACAGTCATTAGGAAATTCTATTTGAAGCACCAGATTGTCCTAGTCTTGCCAATAAGGGTAATAATACCAACACTGTCAAATCCTTCATAATTATCATGCAAATTAGCATTCTTTATCATTCataattcaaataatttataatatgtCTGCAAACCAATACCAACACTGTTACAAATATGAACTCAATCATCAATTACATCCACAATACCATTCCATGCCTAATAAACATATATGACCAATCACCAAAATCAAAAGCTCAACTCTAGTGATTTCACAAATAGGGGCTTGGTCATTACTTACATTTACGGTTGTAAAAGGCTTAAAATAAAGGAACATCACCACAATATCAGCATGTTACCTCATTTGTCTTGGTTATCATTGCTGCTTCAATATTCAATCTTCTTTGCCTCCTCCTTAAATTTATACTTCAATTTATAAATCTCTGCAGCTTCATTAATCAAGCAATTCCTTTTGCTGCAACATTCTTCATCCtttttgtaacacttttttTATCCTATTAGCTATATACAAAATTGAATCACATTAGGTGAGAGAGATGGAAAAGggaaataaagaaataaatcaACTAAATAAGCTAATAAggtaaaatatatcaatttggTAGAAACAAATCAACTGAATAAGAAAGTTGGAGTTGAAAGAAGAACACGAACCTTCGATTGGAAGCTGAAAAACCAAATTAGGGTTCATCTAGGTCACGTTTTGTTTCGATTGTAAGTTTAATGCCAGATTCGAGATTTGGGATTAGGGTTCGACGATTAAAAGACTC
This genomic interval from Trifolium pratense cultivar HEN17-A07 linkage group LG6, ARS_RC_1.1, whole genome shotgun sequence contains the following:
- the LOC123892568 gene encoding transcription factor TCP17-like, which encodes MNKNSKEAEFPLKQEVPHNSNDQHEKEKASPSSSSLASSSSQWPRLKDPRIVRVSRAFGGKDRHSKVCTIRGLRDRRVRLSVPTAIQLYDLQDRLGLNQPSKVVDWLLNAAKQEIDQLPPLPNFPPIGTNFNFGFPSSNETSTNTSHLHQQLLNFNRNNNIHWEGSTSSQNSSWKLNPKEVSREMVSEKPNYWMNRSTQEEENNKQGSNIEGTSPSAIVLQNNNNLLQRPNHPSFLGLLNTMPLGTNYNWGGASSNDVVNSSQLGGNIGLITNQHDGNAITSLPPMLSLSTGNSSQMLLGTSQSYFSSNVNAMEMDHHHQHQREINSLHYHQMLSSSNSQNPLNNSLNNPSFSLAMMSTPKFLPSSRENTSNKEQDFNPK